In Phyllopteryx taeniolatus isolate TA_2022b chromosome 22, UOR_Ptae_1.2, whole genome shotgun sequence, one DNA window encodes the following:
- the lsm8 gene encoding LSM8 homolog, U6 small nuclear RNA associated, whose product MSTALESYINRTVAIVTSDGRMIVGTLKGFDQTINLILDESHERVFSSGQGVEQVVLGLYIVRGDNVAVIGEIDEETDSTLDLGNIRAEPLNSVVH is encoded by the exons ATGTCCACGGCACTGGAGAGCTACATTAACC GTACGGTGGCCATCGTGACGTCAGACGGCAGGATGATCGTG GGGACGCTCAAGGGCTTCGACCAGACCATCAACTTGATCCTGGACGAGAGTCATGAGCGCGTGTTCAGCTCAGGTCAGGGCGTGGAGCAAGTGGTTCTGGGACTTTACATCGTCCGGGGAGACAACGT CGCTGTGATCGGCGAGATCGACGAGGAGACGGACTCCACGCTGGATCTGGGGAACATCCGAGCAGAGCCGCTCAACTCCGTCGTCCACTGA